From the Quercus lobata isolate SW786 chromosome 6, ValleyOak3.0 Primary Assembly, whole genome shotgun sequence genome, one window contains:
- the LOC115993747 gene encoding CBL-interacting serine/threonine-protein kinase 7-like has protein sequence MEGIPPPPPPPPPSTTLLGKYKLGKLLGRGSFAKVYQAQSLKDDTSVAVKIIDKSKTVDAAMEPRIIREVLAMKRLHDHPNILKIHEVMATKTKIYLVVELATGGELFSKISRRGKLAEPAARRYFHQLVSALSFCHKNGVAHRDVKPQNILLDKDGNLKVSDFGLSALPEQLKNGLLHTACGTPAYTAPEVVCRRRGYDGTKADAWSCGVILFVFLAGYLPFDDSNIVTMFKKIHRREYRFPDWFSKSARHVIFQLLDPNPDTRLSIESLMQNSWFKKSLRPAEEKSVFESSSWKYEYNMSCTNAFEIISLSSGLDLSGLFMETTACGKREKRLLFTSKVKGEVVRERVREVAGRLGYRVEEGKSGFSVGLGKGRVVLLVGVVEMTPELVLVEVKVVEGGVEFEEHQWKDLKAGFEDEDIVVAWHNNDINVM, from the coding sequence ATGGAAGGGATCccaccgccgccgccgccaccaccaccatccaCCACTCTTCTTGGCAAATACAAACTGGGAAAATTACTGGGCCGTGGCAGCTTTGCCAAGGTCTACCAGGCCCAGTCCCTAAAGGACGACACCTCTGTGGCCGTCAAAATCATCGACAAGTCGAAAACCGTTGACGCTGCAATGGAACCTCGGATAATCCGAGAGGTGTTAGCCATGAAACGACTCCACGACCACCCAAACATCCTTAAAATCCACGAAGTCATGGCCACGAAGACCAAGATCTATCTCGTGGTCGAACTCGCCACAGGTGGCGAGCTCTTCTCCAAAATCTCGCGCCGAGGCAAACTCGCCGAGCCAGCCGCGCGCCGATACTTTCACCAGCTCGTCTCGGCTCTAAGCTTCTGTCACAAAAACGGCGTCGCTCACCGCGATGTGAAGCCGCAGAATATCCTGTTGGACAAAGACGGAAACCTCAAAGTCTCCGACTTCGGTCTCTCGGCTTTGCCCGAACAGCTCAAAAATGGCTTGCTTCATACGGCTTGTGGGACCCCGGCTTATACGGCTCCCGAGGTTGTCTGTCGGCGGCGCGGCTACGATGGGACGAAAGCCGACGCGTGGTCTTGTGGGGTTATTCTCTTTGTGTTTCTCGCAGGTTATCTTCCGTTCGATGACAGTAACATTGTTACGATGTTCAAGAAAATCCATCGACGAGAATATCGGTTCCCAGATTGGTTTTCGAAGTCGGCGCGGCATGTTATATTTCAGCTTCTGGATCCGAATCCCGATACAAGATTGAGCATCGAGAGCCTCATGCAAAACTCGTGGTTTAAGAAATCGTTGAGACCAGCGGAAGAGAAGAGTGTGTTTGAATCGAGTAGTTGGAAGTACGAGTACAACATGTCGTGTACGAATGCGTTTGAGATTATATCGTTGTCTTCTGGGTTGGATTTGTCCGGGTTGTTTATGGAAACGACGGCGTgtgggaagagagagaagaggttGTTGTTTACGTCGAAGGTGAAAGGGGAggtggtgagagagagagtgagagaagtgGCTGGGAGATTAGGGTATAGAGTAGAAGAAGGGAAAAGTGGTTTTAGCGTAGGGTTGGGGAAAGGGAGGGTGGTTTTGTTGGTGGGGGTGGTGGAAATGACGCCTGAATTGGTGTTGGTGGAGGTGAAAGTGGTGGAGGGTGGGGTTGAGTTTGAGGAGCATCAATGGAAGGATTTGAAGGCTGGGTTTGAAGACGAAGACATTGTTGTTGCTTGGCACAACAATGATATTAATGTAATGTGA